In Entelurus aequoreus isolate RoL-2023_Sb linkage group LG12, RoL_Eaeq_v1.1, whole genome shotgun sequence, the DNA window GCTTCAACATGTTGACTGAGCTGGTCAACGTCCTCCCAGGAGCGCTCACTCAGCACATCCCTGTGCTGGTGCCAGGTACGTGTCACATGACCTTGTGCACGGTCACGCCGTGGAGCGGTGACGTGACACCTGGTGTCTTCCAGGAATCATCTTCTCCCTCAACGACAAGTCCAGCAGCTCCAACCTGAAGATCGATGCCTTGGCGTGCCTCCATGTCATTATGGTCACGCACCCCGCCCACGCCTTCCATGCTCACGTCCCTGCCCTGGTTCCGCCCGTGGTGGCGTGCGTGGGAGACCCCTTCTATAAGATCACTTCCGAGGCTCTCCTGGTCACTCAGCAGCTGGTCAAGGTGACGCTCATATTCATCTTGTCCTGTCATCTGTCTTGTCACCGCTGGACTTTTTCTGCTCTTTGATAGGTCATCAGACCACTAGACAGCCAATCAGAGGGTTCTGACAGCTTCGACCCCGCCCCCTACATCAATGACCTGTTCAGCTGTACAATCAGACGCCTTAAAGCTGCAGACATCGACCAGGAGGTCAAAGAGCGTGCCATCTCCTGCATGGGTCAGATTATCTGTAACCTAGGTAAGCAGCGCCTATCAACCATCTTGATCTTTTGAAAACCATTTCCTGGTTGACTGTTTGTTCTTGTCTGGTTGCCTAGGTGACCGCCTCCCTGCTGAACTTCACGGAACACTCTTGATATTTTTGGAGCGTCTTAAGAACGAAATCACACGGCTAACCACAGTCAAAGGTGAAGAGGCTCAATGATTATTCATTAACATGCAAATGAACAaactttgtatttgttttttgttgtttttttaagcccTGACGCTAATCGCCGGTTCACCGCTCAAAATTGACTTGAGACCCGTTCTCCCTGACGCCATCCCCATCCTGGCCTCCTTTCTGCGTAAGAACCAGCGGGCGCTGAAATTGTGCACGCTAGCGGCTCTCGATATTCTACTCAGGAACTACAGGTACTGCCCGCTGCTTAGCCACGCCCACCGCCCACTGCTAAACCCTTTGACTTTGTGTTGTCAGCTCCGCCGTGACGCCCGTCATGGTGGACGCCGTCTTGGCCGAGCTGCCGCCTCTTATCTCAGAGAGCGACATGCATGTGTCCCAGATGGCGCTCAGCTTCCTGTCCACGCTGGCCGTGACGCACCCCTCGCTGCTGGGCCAGCTGAGCGGCGGCAACATCCTGCAGCAGCTCATCACGCTGGTCCGATCACCTTTGCTGCAGGGCGGCGCGCTCTCCGCCATGTTGGACTTCTACCAGGTACGAGCGTCGTCAGCACAGTGCATGGAGACGCATGCCTAACATTGCACGTGTGTGCTGGCAGGCGCTGGTGTCCACAGACACGCCGGGTCTGGGGTACATGGACCTGCTGAGGATGCTGACCGGTCCAGTTTACTCCCAGAGTGCCGCGCTCCCGCACAAGCAGGCATACTGCTCCATTGCCAAATGTGTGGCCGCTCTCACGCGGGCATGTCCCGCCGAGGGGCCCGCTGTAGTTGGACAGTTCATCCAGGTAAGCGACTCTTCCTGAAGCCCCACCCACATCAGTGTGGTCCCACGTCAGTTGTTTGCTGTGCATTAGGATGTGAAGAACAGTCGCTCCACGGACTCCATCAGGCTGTTGGCTCTGCTCTCATTGGGGGAGGTGGGACATCACGTGGACCTCAGTAGCCAACCAGAGCTCAAGACGGTCATCCTGGACGCCTTCTCGTCCTCCAGTGAAGAGGTAACGTCTACTCTATCTTTCCTGTGTAGCTCACCGCTGACTTTGCCCCTCCCCATCTGTTTCAGGTCAAGTCGGCGGCGTCGTACGCCCTGGGCAGTATCGCTGTGGGGAACCTTCCAGAATATCTTCCGTTTGTCCTGCAGGAGATCTCATCGTCTAAACGACAGTACCTTCTGCTGCACTCGCTCAAAGAGATCATCAGTGAGAGCGCCcacctgtgcgtgtgtgtgagtttaCATCTGTGCGTATGCGCACTTTGACGCTTTGGTGTGTGTGTTGAGGTTCTGCGTCGGTGTCTGGTCTGAAGCCGTACGTGGAGTCGGTGTGGACGTTGCTGCTCAAACACTGCGAGTGTCAGGAGGAGGGAACCAGGAATGTGGTGGCCGAGTGTTTGGGCAAACTGACGCTCATCAACCCTGAGACGCTGCTGCCTCGCCTCAAAGGATACCTGTTGTCAGGTAAACACAAAACCCCCGACCCCCCATCTTGACTGCTCACTGACTTGTACGTgcgcgtctgtgtgtgtgtatgtgggcgCAGGCTCGTCGTACGCCAGAAGTTCTGTGGTCACCGCAGTTAAGTTCACCATCTCAGACCAGCCGCAGCCTATAGACCCTCTGCTGAAGAACTGCATAGGTGCGTGTTGTCATAGAGACAAAGTTGTGCTTTTGCATGCTAGCAGCTGAATTGACTGATTGGCCGCTTCCTGTCAGGTGATTTCCTGAAGACGCTGGAGGATCCGGACCTGAACGTACGCCGGGTGGCCTTGGTAACGTTTAACTCTGCGGCCCACAACAAGCCCAGTCTGATCAGAGAGCTGCTGGACTCTGTTTTGCCACAACTCTACAACGAGACCAAAGTCCGCAAGGAGCTGATTCGCGAGGTGATGATGATTATGATAATGATTATAATTATATGAGGGTCGTTAGATTAACATGAGTATGCTCAGGTGGAGATGGGACCGTTCAAGCATACGGTGGACGACGGCTTGGACCTACGTAAGGCCGCATTCGAGTGCATGTACACTCTACTGGACAGCTGCCTGGACCGCATCGACATCTTCACCTTCCTCAACCACGTGGAGGACGGCCTCAAGGACCACTACGACATCAAAGTGCAGCCTTTACTTCTTTAGAGAGCCCCGAAGCTCATCAGACCACCTTGTACTGATGTCACCTGTGTCTCCTAGATGCTCACTTTTCTCATGCTGGCCAGACTGTCGTCTCTCTGTCCCAGCGCCGTCCTGCAGAGGCTGGACAGACTGGTGGAGCCCCTCAGAGCCACATGCACCACCAAGGTACACACTTGCTTCAAGATATGCTTGTGGAGATTGCAATGGAAATACAAGCAGAGAACCTACCTCATTGGCATCTCTTTGAATTGAAGTTTTATGCCGTGTAAACATGCACTTCCATACATAGTTgacatattgtttttttgttagttttatagATTTTCATGATTGCAAATCAACAGTCATTTAATTATGGCTTGTACTAGACAAACATCAAGTTCAaatacgcgtgtgtgtgtgtgtgtgtgtgtgtgtgtgtgtgtgtgtgtgtgtgtgtgtgtgtgtgtgtgtgtgtgtgtgtgtgtgtgtgtgtgtgtgtgtgtgtgtgtgtgtgtgtgtgtgtgtgtgtgtgtgtgtgtgtgtgtgtgtgtgtgtgtgtgtgtgtgtgtgtgtgtgtgtgtgtgtgtgtgtgtgtgtgtgtgtgtgtgtgtgtgtgtgtgtgtgtgcgcgtaatAAAttcactgaaaatgtgaccaaatctgctgggtcaaaagtatacatacagcaacatacattatcaattttggtgatgtagaaaagtaacAATCAAATGAAATTAGCTTcctggcatggcctcttaacttaatgtgagtgattatgattgacaacaCCTGTTGAATTctttgagcccatttaaatagggctcatgtgatgcagtcattagactcggttacaaacacgacaatgggaaagtcaaaggaagtcAGCACACatctgaaaaaacaaatcattgacttAAACAAGTCAGGAGAGTCACTTGGAGCTATTCCAAAGCAGcctaaggtcccaagagcaactgtgcagacaattgttcgtaagtataaagtgcatggcacagttttgtcactgccacgatcaggaagaaaatgcagagctgagagaaaattggtcaggatgatcaagagtcaatcgagaaccaccaaaaagcaggtctgcaatgaattggaagctgctggaacacaggtgtcagtgtacACAGTCAAGCCTGCTTTGCATCGCcttggactgagaggctaccatgcaagaaggaagcccttgctccagaggCGACACCTTaaagctcgtctaaagtttgctgctgatcacatggacaaagataagaccttctggaggaaagttctgtggtcagatgaaacaaaaatttagctgtttggccacaatacccagcaatatgtttggaggaggagaggcctttaatcccaggaacaccacgcctaccgtcaagcgtggtgtttgctctgggcctgtttagctgccaatggaactggtgctttacagagagtaaatgggacaatgacaaaggaggattacctcctaaaatcatcagcccggaggttgggtcttggacccAGTTGGGTGCGCCCatgacaggacaatgaccccaaacacatgtcaaaagtggtaaaggaatggctaaatcaggctagaattaaagttttagaatggccttcccaaagtcctgacttaaaccccattgagaacatgtggacaatgctgaagaaaaagtccatgtcagaaaaccaacaactttagctgaactgcaccaattttgtcaagaggagtggtcaaaaattcaaccagaagcttgctagaagcttgtggatggctaccaaaagcgccttattgcagtgaaacttgccaagggacatgtaaccaaatattaacattgctgtatgtatacttttgacacagcagatttggtcacattttcagtagacccataataaattcataaaagaaccaaacttcatgaatgtttttttgtgacaaataagtatgtgctccaatcactctatcacaaaaaaaaaaaaatagcgtcagatttaccgcccgtccgagcccccactggcagaaatgtagatcggcgcctatgctatAGACTATGCAAGTGCATGCTATCCAAGTAGCATGTGGTTGAATGACTTGAATAACCCGAATAACTTTGCACGACTACTTTCGCGTGGTTACTAATGAAAGGCTAATTGAACACGACAGCTCGGATAGCATTGTTAGTTTTCAACACATTTTGGTGCAATTTGATGACTTTGCAGGAGTGAGagaacacatcctggttatcataatgaataacaacatttattttaccAACATAACTTTtgcgtttacatttgataatagatgactTACCTCGCCTCTG includes these proteins:
- the cand1 gene encoding cullin-associated NEDD8-dissociated protein 1 — translated: MASASYHISNLLEKMTSSDKDFRFMATNDLMTELQKDSIKLDDDSERKVVRMILKLLEDKNGEVQNLAVKCLGPLVSKVKEYQVETIVDTLCTNMLSDKEQLRDISSIGLKTVIGELPPASSGSALAASVCKKITGRLTSAIAKQEDVSVQLEALDIMADMLCRQGGLLVNFHPSILSCLLPQLTSPRLAVRKRTIMALGHLVMSCGNLVFIDLIEHLLSELGRNDNMSTTRTYIQCTAAISRQAGHRIGEYLEKIIPLVVKFCNVDDDELREYCIQAFESFVRRCPKEVYSHVPTVISICLRYLTYDPNYNFDDEDEDDNAMDAEQNDEDYQGSDDEYSDDDDMSWKVRRAAAKCLDAVVSTRHEMLPEFYRSVSPALVCRFKEREENVKADVFHAYLSLLKQTRPAQSWLTDPDAMEQGDTPLTMLQSQVAMIVKALHKQLKEKSVKTRQCCFNMLTELVNVLPGALTQHIPVLVPGIIFSLNDKSSSSNLKIDALACLHVIMVTHPAHAFHAHVPALVPPVVACVGDPFYKITSEALLVTQQLVKVIRPLDSQSEGSDSFDPAPYINDLFSCTIRRLKAADIDQEVKERAISCMGQIICNLGDRLPAELHGTLLIFLERLKNEITRLTTVKALTLIAGSPLKIDLRPVLPDAIPILASFLRKNQRALKLCTLAALDILLRNYSSAVTPVMVDAVLAELPPLISESDMHVSQMALSFLSTLAVTHPSLLGQLSGGNILQQLITLVRSPLLQGGALSAMLDFYQALVSTDTPGLGYMDLLRMLTGPVYSQSAALPHKQAYCSIAKCVAALTRACPAEGPAVVGQFIQDVKNSRSTDSIRLLALLSLGEVGHHVDLSSQPELKTVILDAFSSSSEEVKSAASYALGSIAVGNLPEYLPFVLQEISSSKRQYLLLHSLKEIISSASVSGLKPYVESVWTLLLKHCECQEEGTRNVVAECLGKLTLINPETLLPRLKGYLLSGSSYARSSVVTAVKFTISDQPQPIDPLLKNCIGDFLKTLEDPDLNVRRVALVTFNSAAHNKPSLIRELLDSVLPQLYNETKVRKELIREVEMGPFKHTVDDGLDLRKAAFECMYTLLDSCLDRIDIFTFLNHVEDGLKDHYDIKMLTFLMLARLSSLCPSAVLQRLDRLVEPLRATCTTKVKANSVKQEFEKQDELKRSAMRAVVALLTIPEAEKSPLMSEFQSQISSNQELAAIFDSIQRDSSSANMESMDTS